TCCTGATTATAAATTAATTGATGATGACATATTAATTGAAAAGGTTTTAATTTATCTTGACTTAAATGAAATTAATATTCTTTTTAAGATATATTCATCAGACAAAATAAAAAGTGTATGGAAAAAACAAATATTGACACAAGAACCATATTATCATCAACTCAATAAGTTTATTGCATGGTTTTATTTTAATGAAATATAATTTAATTATATTATTTTGAAAGGATTAACTTTAAATACAAAGAATATTTTTAACTATGTTTCAAGAATGGATAGTATAAAAGAATATTCTCTTATTGGTGGAACTGCATTATCATTACAAATTAATCATCGACTTAGCGAAGACCTTGACTTTTGTAAATGGAAATTGTCTAAATTTGATAAACCTACTATTAATATTTCCTTTATTGAAAAAGAATTAAATGATATAGGAACAATTTATAAAAAAAACATATTAGATTTTAATCAGGTAGATTTTATAATTAATGATGTCAAAGTATCTTTTTATGCAAATCAATTATATAAAAGCCCTATTAAAAATCATATTTTGTTAAAAAACAACTTAAAAGTTGCTGATATTGAATCAATAGGTATAATGAAACTCGAGTTAATATTAAGAAGAAGAACCTTTAAAGATTATTATGATTTATATAGTATATTGAAAGAGGGTGTTTTATTAAAAAATCTTATTGAAGGGGCAGTAAAATATTCAAACTATAATTTAAAATCAAAAAATATTCTTCTTTTTATTTCAAATGGTTCTAATTATATAAAAGAAAAAAAATTTACTAAGCTTTCTCCAAAATATGATGTTGATGAAAAAATTATTGAATCTTTTTTAAAAAATGCCATTATTAAAGAATTTTCTCAATAAAAATTATAATATAAGCAACTAATCAAATTGTATTTATCATATAATTAACTAAATTTTCTCGTGTGAAAAAAGCAATATTAAAAGCCCTGAATATTAAAACCGACGAAGCATCAAGCGTTTTATTCCTTATTATACAATCTGTATTTCTTGGTGTTTTTTACGGAGCTTTCGATATAGGAGCATCTGCTTTATTTTTAGATGTTTTTAGTCCTGATATGCTTCCGCAAGCGTTTTTAGTTTCCGGAATAATAGGAATAATTCTTACAACAATTTATTCAAGATTACATTCCAGAATTTCATTTAGGAAACTATCTATTATCAATTTAATTACAATGTCTGTATTAACCTGTTTAATGCGTTTTGGTTTTGAACTTACATTAAGTAAATGGCATGCATTTCTCGTTTTTATAATGATGGGACCACTTAACATCATAGGATTGTTAGGATTCTGGGGTACAGTATCACGTATGTTTACATTACGACAAGGAAAACGACTTTTTGGTATGATAGATACCGGACAAGTTATAGGAATAATTATTAGTAGCTACACAATACCTTTATTATTAACTTTTAGTTTTAAAACAATGAACTTGCTGTTAATCAGTGCAGTAAGCATAATAATTGCCTTGTTTTTTCAACTTATTATAACAAGAAAATTTAAACTGAAATTATCTGATAAAATAAAAGATACATCTTCTACAGTTAAAAGCAAATTCAGTGATTTATTTAAAAATCGCTACATATTTTTAATGGTATTATTTGTAGCTTTATCAATGATAACTGCCTTTTTTATTTACAATTCATTTCTTGCTGTTATACATGATAAATACCCTGAAGCTTCTGATTTAGCAAAATTCCTTGGTTTTTTTACCGGCTCACTTATGATATTCAGCTTACTTATAAAAACTTTTGTTTATAGCAACCTTATGAAAACATACGGGTTAAAAGTAAGTTTAATTTTAACACCTTTGTTATTAATAATAATTACAATAATAGCTTCAATTACAGGCAGCTTTGGCTATTCAATTGAATTTCAGAGTTTTATGATATTCTTTTTGTTAATTTCATTAAGCAGATTATTTTCAGTATCATTAAAAACTTCAATAGAAGGACCTGCCTTTAAAATATTATATCAATCATTAGATAAAAGTATAAGATATGATATCCAGGCAAAAATTGATGGTATAGTAA
The sequence above is a segment of the Bacteroidales bacterium genome. Coding sequences within it:
- a CDS encoding nucleotidyl transferase AbiEii/AbiGii toxin family protein, which translates into the protein MKGLTLNTKNIFNYVSRMDSIKEYSLIGGTALSLQINHRLSEDLDFCKWKLSKFDKPTINISFIEKELNDIGTIYKKNILDFNQVDFIINDVKVSFYANQLYKSPIKNHILLKNNLKVADIESIGIMKLELILRRRTFKDYYDLYSILKEGVLLKNLIEGAVKYSNYNLKSKNILLFISNGSNYIKEKKFTKLSPKYDVDEKIIESFLKNAIIKEFSQ